In the genome of Candidatus Rokuibacteriota bacterium, the window CCGGCTGCGCGGGATCGGCGCGGTGGACTTCGACGACCTGCTCCTCCTGGGCGTCCGCCTCTTCGAGACCGCGCCGGACACGCTCGCCTGGTACCGGGAGCTCTGGCAGCACGTGCTCGTGGACGAGTACCAGGACACGAACCGCGCCCAGTACCGGATGGTGCGGCTCCTGACCCAGGAGCACCGCAACCTCTGCGTCGTGGGGGACCCCGACCAGTCCGTCTACCGCTGGCGCGGCGCGGATCTGCGGAACATCCTCGACTTCGAGAAGGACTTCCCGGACTGCCGCGTGGTGGCCCTCGAGCAGAACTACCGCTCCACGAAACGCATCCTCCGCATGGCCTCGGCGGTCATCGAGCACAACACGGCGCGCAAGGACAAGGGGCTCTGGACGGAGAACGCGGAAGGGGAGGCGGCCACCGTCTACCGGGCCTGGGACGAGACCGAGGAGGCGGCCTTCGTGGCCCGCGCGATCCGCGACCTCCGCGGCCGGGGCGCGGAGTACCGCGACGTGGCGGTCTTCTACCGCACCAATGCCCAGTCGCGCGTGCTCGAGGACGCGCTCCGCCGCGCGAGCATCCCGCACCTGATCGTGGGCGGCGTGCGCTTCTACGAGCGGCGGGAGATCAAGGACGTGCTGGCCTACCTGCGCCTCGCCGTGAACCAGCGGGACGACGTCGCCTTCCGCCGGGCGGTGGCCGCGCCCTCCCGCGGCATCGGGCGGACGACGCTCGACCGTCTGGACGCGATGGCGCGCCGGAGCGGTATGGGCCTCCTGGCGGCCTGCGCCGAGCTGCCGCCGGAGATCGCGGCCAGGCCGCGGCAGGGGCTCCGGGACTTCGCGCGGCTCGCGGCCCGGCTCCAGGAGCGGCGGGCCGCGCTGCCCCTGCCGGCCTTCATCGACGAGGTGCTGGGCAGTACCGGCTACCGGGCGGCGCTCAAGGCCGAGGGCACGGCGGAGGCCGACGCCCGCCTCGAGAACCTGGAGGAGCTGATCGCGGCCTCCGAGGAGTTCATCGCCGCCCGCGCGGCCGAGCCGGCGGGCGACGGCGCCCTGGAGGCCTTCCTCGACTCCATCGCGCTCGTGGCTGACACCGACGAGATCTCGGACGACCCCACGGGGGTCACGCTCATGACGCTCCACTCGGCGAAGGGGCTCGAGTTCCCCGCCGTGTTCCTCACGGGCATGGAGGAGGGTGTCTTCCCGCACTCGCGCTCCATGAACGACCCGGACGAGCTCGAGGAGGAGCGGCGGCTCTGCTACGTGGGGCTCACCCGCGCCCGGGAGCGGCTCTTCCTCTCCTACGCGCTCCACCGGCGGCTGCATGGGTACGGGCTCGGCGAGCCGTCACGCTTCCTGCTGGAGATCCCGGAGGAGGCCGTGACGCTCCTCACCTCCCGGGCCGCCGAGCCGCGGATGCCAGCGCGCGCGACGGCCCTGGCGGCGCCGCCGGCCGAGCCCGACGAGGACCTGCCCTTCCGCGTGGGCGCCCGGCTCCGCCACGCGCGCTGGGGCGAGGGGCTCCTGGTGGGGATCGAGCGCGAGGGAGACGACGTGATCGCCACGGTGCACTTCGCCAGCGTCGGGCGCAAGCGCCTGTCCCTCCAGTACGCGCACCTCGAGGAGCTCGACTGATGCCGCGGGGCGGCCCCGCCGGCGCGCGAAGGGGCGAGCGTGAGTGAGCCGAAGATCTCGATCGAGCAGGTGGAGCACGTGGCGCGCCTGGCGCGACTCGAGCTCTCCGCCGCCGACAAGGAGCGGATGCGCCGCGAGCTGGACGCGATCCTCTCCTACATCGACACGCTGCAGGCGCTCCCCACCGAGGGCGTGGAGCCGACCTCCCATGCCGTCCCGCTCATCAACGTGATGCGGGAGGACGAGCCCGAGCCCTCCTTCCCGCAGGCGGACATGCTGGCCAACGCCCCCGAGCCGAGCGGCGAAGCCTTCCGCGTGCCCCGGATCATCGAGGAGTAGGCCATGCTCACCCGCCTCACCATCGAGGAGCTGGGGGCGCGCTTCCGGCGCGGCGAAGCGACCCCGAGCCAGGCGGCGGCGGCGTACCTCGAGCGCATCGCCGCCCTCGACGGGCGGGTGAAAGCCTATCTCACGGTGACGCGGGACACGGCCCTCGGCCAGGCGGCGGCGGCCGACGCGCGCCTCGCGGCCGGCCGGCCGCTGTCGCCGCTCGACGGCGTGCCCGTCGCGGTCAAGGACCTGCTCTGCACACGTGGCATCCGGACGACGTGCGGCTCCCGGATCCTCGAGACCTTCGTGCCGCCCTATGACGCCACGGTGGTGGCCCGCCTCCGCGCGGCGGGCGCCGTCCTCCTCGGCAAGCTGAACATGGACGAGTTCGCCATGGGCTCTTCGACGGAGCACTCGGCCTTCTTCCCGACGCGGAACCCCTGGGACCTGGGCCGGGTGCCTGGCGGCTCCTCCGGCGGCTCGGCGGCGGCGGCCGCAGGCGATCTCGCGGCGGCGACGCTCGGGTCGGACACCGGCGGCTCCATCCGGCAGCCAGCGGCCTTCTGCGGCGCCGTGGGGCTCAAGCCCACCTATGGGCGCGTGTCCCGCTACGGGCTCGTCGCCTTCGCCTCGTCGCTGGACCAGATCGGCCCCTTCGCGAAGACGGTGGCGGATGCGGCCCTCGTGCTCGGTGTCATCGCGGGCGCTGATCGCCGGGATTCGACCTCGGTGGACGTCCCCGTGCCCGACTACCGGGCGGCCCTGGCGGGCGGCGTCGAGGGGCTCAGGGTCGGCATCCCCGCCGAGTACTTCATCGAAGGACTCGATCCCGAGGTGGAGGCGGCCGTGCAGACGGCGATCGCGGTGCTGCGCGGCCTCGGGGCCAAAACGGAGGGCGTGTCGCTGCCGCACACCCGCTACGGGCTGCCGGCCTACTACCTCATCGCTCCTGCCGAGGCCTCGTCCAACCTGGCGCGCTACGATGGCGTGAAGTACGGCCTCCGCGCGCCCGGCGGGCGCCACCTCGTCGAGATGTACGGCCGGACGCGAGCGGCGGGTTTCGGGGCCGAGGTCAAGCGCCGGATCCTGCTCGGCGCCTACGCGCTGTCGGCGGGCTACTACGATGCCTACTACGGCAAGGCCCAGCGCGTGCGGACGCTGATCCGCCGGGACTTCCAGCAGGCCTTCGAGCGTGTGGACGTGCTTGCAGCGCCCACAACACCCGGCGTGGCCTTCAGGCTCGGCGAGAAGACGGACCCGCTGCAGATGTACCTGAACGACATCCTCACCATCCCCGTGAACCTGGCGGGGCTCCCCGGGGTCTCCGTGCCTGCGGGCTTCACGCAGGCGGGGCTCCCCATCGGGCTGCAGCTCATCGGGCGGCCCTACGACGAGGCCACGGTGCTGCGGGCCGCCCACGCCTACCAGCAGGCCACCGAGTGGCATCGCCGGAAGCCACCGCTGGACCCGGCGCCCCGATGAGCCCGTCAGGGCGAAGAGGCCGCACCGCCGCGTGAGCTCATCCACGTTCAGGCGAGATGGATAAGCTAGAGACCGTCATCGGGCTCGAGGTCCACGCCCAGCTCCTGACCCGGAGCAAGATGTTCTGCGGTTGCTCCACCGCCTTCGGCGCGGCACCCAACAGCCAGACCTGCCCCGTGTGCCAGGGCATGCCGGGCGTGCTGCCGGTGATCAACCGGAGCGCCGTGGAGCTCGGCATCAGGACGGCGCTGGCGCTGGGGTGTCGCATCAACGAGCACAACCGCTTCGCCCGCAAGCACTACTACTACCCCGACATGCCGAAGAACTACCAGATCAGCCAGTACGAGGAGCCGCTGGCGGAGCACGGCGTCCTGGCCATCGAGGTGGGCGGGACCCCGCGCGCCATCGGCATCCAGCGGGTCCACCTCGAGGAGGACGTGGGAAAGCTCGTCCACGAGGGCGCCCTCGAGACGGCCCCGTCGAGCACCGTGGACTTCAACCGGGCCGGCGTCCCGCTCATGGAGATCGTCTCCAAGCCAGAGCTCCGGAGCCCCGAGGAGGCCGCCGGCTACCTGCGAGCGCTCCGGACCATCCTCCTCTATCTGGGCGTCTGCGACGGGAACATGGAGGAGGGGTCACTCCGCTGTGACGCCAACATCTCGCTCCGGCCGCCGGGCAGCCAGGAGTACGGCGTCAAGGTGGAGATCAAGAACATGAACTCCTTCCGCAACGTGCAGCATGCTCTCGAGCACGAGGTGAGGCGCCAGGGGAACGCGCTCGGCGCGGGGGAGCAGGTCGTTCAGGAGACGCGGCTGTGGGATCCGGAGCGCGGCCGGACCGTGTCCATGCGCTCCAAGGAGTATGCCCACGACTACCGCTACTTCCCGGAACCCGACCTGCCGCCGCTCCGGGTCGCCGCCGCCTGGGTCGAGGCCATCCGCGCTGGCCTGCCGGAGCTGCCGGCCGCTCGGCGCCAGCGCTTCGCCGCGACCTACGGGCTGTCGGCGTACGACGCCGACCTGCTCACCCAGGGCCGGGCGCTGGCCGATTACTTCGAAGCCGCCGTCCAGGCGCAAGGCCGGCCCAAGGCCGTCGCCAACTGGGTGCTGAACGAGCTTCTGCGCGAGCTTCCCGCGGATGACGACCGTGCCGTGGCAGCCTGTCCGATTCCGCCCCAGAACCTGGCCGGGCTGCTCCGGCTGATCGACGACGGGGCGATCAGCGGCAAGATGGCCAAGGACGTCTTCGAAACGATGTTCCGCAGCGGCCAGGACGCCCCGTCCATCGTCGCGCGCGAGGGGCTGACCCAGGTTGCCGACGCCGGAGAGCTCTCCCGTGTCGTGGACCAGGTGCTGGCCGCCAACCCGAAGGTTGTCGAGGACTGGCGCTCGGGGAAGAAGGCCGCGCTGGGCTTCCTCGTGGGGCAGGTCATGAAGGCCACGCAGGGACGAGCCAACCCCGGGCTGGTCAACAGGCTGCTGGGGGAAAAACTTCCGACAGGTTAAAGGGTTAAGTAGAATGGTGGGAGCCCATGATCCGGCTCCACCATGTCGCGAAGCTCTACGAGGTCGGCCCGGCCACCCTGCCGGCCCTCACTGACGTTTCGTTCAGCGTGGGCAAGGGCGAGTTCGTCGTCCTGAGCGGTCCGAGCGGCGCCGGCAAGACCACCCTCCTCCGCCTTCTGTACCGGGACGAGCGTCCCTCCGAGGGCGACATCGAGGTGGCGGGATTCGACGTCGTGAACCTGCGCCGCGCCCAGGTTGCCCTCCTCCGTCGCTCCGTCGGCATCGTCTTCCAGGACGCAAAGCTCCTGGCTGGCCGGACGGTCCTCGAGAACGTGGCCTTCGTCCTGCGGGTGCTGGGCGCTCCCCGCGGGGAGATCACGCCGCGGGCCTTCCAGGCGCTCAAGGCGGTGGGGCTCTCGGCCCGCGCCCAGGCCTACCCCGCCCAGCTCTCGCAGGGGGAGGCGCAGCGCGCCTCGCTGGCCCGCGCGATCGTCAAGGTTCCGGCGCTGCTCCTCGCCGACGAGCCCACCGGCAACCTCGACGAGGAGATGGCCGCCGAGATCCTCGAACTGCTCAAGGACATCTGGACCCGCGGCACCACGGTCCTGCTGGCAACCCACCAGACCGGGCTGGCCGCAGGGCTCAAGCGCCGCACCCTCACCCTCCGCGACGGCCGCATCTCGAAGGACGAGGGTTGATCAGCCGGGCCCTGCGGGAGGCGGCGGCTGAAATGGCCCACGGTCAACATGCCGCCAGGCAGGGTTGATGCTCGCCTTCCTCGTGGGCGAGGCGATGCGCGACCTCCGGAGGGCCGGCCGGGTGGGGCTGTCGGCCGTGCTGCTCATCACGCTCTCGCTGGCGGCGCTGGGCGGCTTCTGGCTGGTCTCCCTCAACCTCGAGCGTGCCGTCACCCAGTGGCGCGAGCGGCTCCGGGTCGTCGCCTACCTTCGCGAGGAGCCCCGGTCCGAGGCCGTGGCGGAGCTGCTTCGCAAGGTCCAGGCCCTGCCGGGCGTCCAGCACGTCCGCTACGTCTCGCGCAACGAGGCGCTCGATTCACTCAAGCGCACCCTCGGGGCCCAGTCGAGCGTGGTGGACCAGCTCCCGCGCAATCCGCTTCCCGCATCTGTGGAGGTGACCCCGGATGAAGTCACGGCGACCCCCGACGGCACCCGCGCGCTGGTCCAGCAGCTCGTCGCCCTGCCGGAGGTGGAGGAGGTGCAGGGCGGCGCCGAGTGGGTGGAGAGCCTGGCCCAGTGGCGCCGGCTCTTCCAGCTGACGGGGCTCGGCGTGGGCGCGGTGCTGGCCCTGGCGGCGATCCTCACCGTGACCACGGCGACGACGCTCGTCCTGTATGTCCGGCGGGACGAGATGGAGATCATGCGTCTGGTGGGCGCCACGGAGCGTGTGATCCGCCTCCCGCTCCTGCTGCAGGGGATGGCGCAGGGGCTCATGGGGGCGGTGATCGCGCTGGGGGTCCTCGAGTCCGGCTATGTGCTGCTGGCACCCCGGCTGGAGCCGCTCCTCAAGCTGACCCTGGGGCTGTCCCGCGCGGTATTCCTCTCGGCCCCCGAGATGCTCCTCCTGCTGGGCGGCGGCGCCGTGCTGGGCGCGCTCGGCGGGGTGCTGGCCAAGGGGCGCTCTTTCGCATGAGGCGCGGAGCGCTGGCGGCGCTGCTGATCCTGCTGGCGCTTGCCGGGGCCGCGTGGGCCCAGCCGAGGAAGGATGCCTCCGAGATCGGGGACAGGGAGCGCACCCTCCAGCAGAAGCAGCGCCAGCTCCGCGAGGAGCGCGCGAAGGCCGCCGCGGCCCGCAAGCGCGAGGCCTCGCTCCTCACCCAGCTCGAGGAGACGGAGAAGCGCCTGGCGGCGAAGCGCCGCCAGGTCGCCCTGCTCGACGCCCGGATCAGGCGGGCCCAGTCCGACATCGCGACGCTCCAGGCGGAGATCGGGAGGCTCG includes:
- the gatC gene encoding Asp-tRNA(Asn)/Glu-tRNA(Gln) amidotransferase subunit GatC; translated protein: MSEPKISIEQVEHVARLARLELSAADKERMRRELDAILSYIDTLQALPTEGVEPTSHAVPLINVMREDEPEPSFPQADMLANAPEPSGEAFRVPRIIEE
- a CDS encoding ATP-binding cassette domain-containing protein: MIRLHHVAKLYEVGPATLPALTDVSFSVGKGEFVVLSGPSGAGKTTLLRLLYRDERPSEGDIEVAGFDVVNLRRAQVALLRRSVGIVFQDAKLLAGRTVLENVAFVLRVLGAPRGEITPRAFQALKAVGLSARAQAYPAQLSQGEAQRASLARAIVKVPALLLADEPTGNLDEEMAAEILELLKDIWTRGTTVLLATHQTGLAAGLKRRTLTLRDGRISKDEG
- the gatA gene encoding Asp-tRNA(Asn)/Glu-tRNA(Gln) amidotransferase subunit GatA; amino-acid sequence: MLTRLTIEELGARFRRGEATPSQAAAAYLERIAALDGRVKAYLTVTRDTALGQAAAADARLAAGRPLSPLDGVPVAVKDLLCTRGIRTTCGSRILETFVPPYDATVVARLRAAGAVLLGKLNMDEFAMGSSTEHSAFFPTRNPWDLGRVPGGSSGGSAAAAAGDLAAATLGSDTGGSIRQPAAFCGAVGLKPTYGRVSRYGLVAFASSLDQIGPFAKTVADAALVLGVIAGADRRDSTSVDVPVPDYRAALAGGVEGLRVGIPAEYFIEGLDPEVEAAVQTAIAVLRGLGAKTEGVSLPHTRYGLPAYYLIAPAEASSNLARYDGVKYGLRAPGGRHLVEMYGRTRAAGFGAEVKRRILLGAYALSAGYYDAYYGKAQRVRTLIRRDFQQAFERVDVLAAPTTPGVAFRLGEKTDPLQMYLNDILTIPVNLAGLPGVSVPAGFTQAGLPIGLQLIGRPYDEATVLRAAHAYQQATEWHRRKPPLDPAPR
- a CDS encoding ABC transporter permease is translated as MLAFLVGEAMRDLRRAGRVGLSAVLLITLSLAALGGFWLVSLNLERAVTQWRERLRVVAYLREEPRSEAVAELLRKVQALPGVQHVRYVSRNEALDSLKRTLGAQSSVVDQLPRNPLPASVEVTPDEVTATPDGTRALVQQLVALPEVEEVQGGAEWVESLAQWRRLFQLTGLGVGAVLALAAILTVTTATTLVLYVRRDEMEIMRLVGATERVIRLPLLLQGMAQGLMGAVIALGVLESGYVLLAPRLEPLLKLTLGLSRAVFLSAPEMLLLLGGGAVLGALGGVLAKGRSFA
- the gatB gene encoding Asp-tRNA(Asn)/Glu-tRNA(Gln) amidotransferase subunit GatB: MDKLETVIGLEVHAQLLTRSKMFCGCSTAFGAAPNSQTCPVCQGMPGVLPVINRSAVELGIRTALALGCRINEHNRFARKHYYYPDMPKNYQISQYEEPLAEHGVLAIEVGGTPRAIGIQRVHLEEDVGKLVHEGALETAPSSTVDFNRAGVPLMEIVSKPELRSPEEAAGYLRALRTILLYLGVCDGNMEEGSLRCDANISLRPPGSQEYGVKVEIKNMNSFRNVQHALEHEVRRQGNALGAGEQVVQETRLWDPERGRTVSMRSKEYAHDYRYFPEPDLPPLRVAAAWVEAIRAGLPELPAARRQRFAATYGLSAYDADLLTQGRALADYFEAAVQAQGRPKAVANWVLNELLRELPADDDRAVAACPIPPQNLAGLLRLIDDGAISGKMAKDVFETMFRSGQDAPSIVAREGLTQVADAGELSRVVDQVLAANPKVVEDWRSGKKAALGFLVGQVMKATQGRANPGLVNRLLGEKLPTG
- a CDS encoding UvrD-helicase domain-containing protein: MLRPDASREAILGPLNPVQREAVMATRGPLLVLAGAGSGKTRVIAHRIAYLLGVEGVPPRHVLAVTFTNKAAEEMRRRVEELVLPAGIRPPLIATFHSTCVRLLRAHASRVGLAPSFVIYDEEDRLTLVREAMRELGVDERELTPAAAVHRISHAKNQMLPVEEVERVARTPREERLASLYRLYEGRLRGIGAVDFDDLLLLGVRLFETAPDTLAWYRELWQHVLVDEYQDTNRAQYRMVRLLTQEHRNLCVVGDPDQSVYRWRGADLRNILDFEKDFPDCRVVALEQNYRSTKRILRMASAVIEHNTARKDKGLWTENAEGEAATVYRAWDETEEAAFVARAIRDLRGRGAEYRDVAVFYRTNAQSRVLEDALRRASIPHLIVGGVRFYERREIKDVLAYLRLAVNQRDDVAFRRAVAAPSRGIGRTTLDRLDAMARRSGMGLLAACAELPPEIAARPRQGLRDFARLAARLQERRAALPLPAFIDEVLGSTGYRAALKAEGTAEADARLENLEELIAASEEFIAARAAEPAGDGALEAFLDSIALVADTDEISDDPTGVTLMTLHSAKGLEFPAVFLTGMEEGVFPHSRSMNDPDELEEERRLCYVGLTRARERLFLSYALHRRLHGYGLGEPSRFLLEIPEEAVTLLTSRAAEPRMPARATALAAPPAEPDEDLPFRVGARLRHARWGEGLLVGIEREGDDVIATVHFASVGRKRLSLQYAHLEELD